From the genome of Glycine max cultivar Williams 82 chromosome 2, Glycine_max_v4.0, whole genome shotgun sequence, one region includes:
- the LOC102664326 gene encoding uncharacterized protein, with the protein MTQDCVVVGVEIRLGKECIQMFIWISGSIKLHVSLSSLSVRATSAVLFCIMARSPNKIKNIDGSKETLKLAVRITDLWFIGTPNKSEQAEMVFVDSDGDEIHVVCKQDQLKSWKMDLKENCTYVMHNFKVLKNNGQYRVCDHQFKLVFIGVTVVRKCVLDDLPFRKYRFAGFANVVASQFEPGLLVDVIGVVEEVVFRHVSGKGRRPAIAILHFVGQLLLAFLKFLDDHEGHSPITVLLTHGRIKEVQGSYPPSVNNSFKASKLVINQPVMEIQEFNERFAELGIEAWSFFKSHGEGSSQLSGSIQLSSKESFFGKAEAKTIVEINTISELAFSAIKKVMQRWRPSHVHVANIIRKLYRIEVMINHRDESTKFLLWDRECTELIGQLADAVNRLKIEDGDVDLNASPEALDKLLGYVLAFKIKVQPKFRNSVVLKCSTDSSLINVVMDILVDVEQSMSVTADHDPLLGLPLTPTKRQTFQDCDDEAESSQILPAQLSSNKLKKHDAI; encoded by the exons ATGACACAAGATTGTGTCGTCGTTGGTGTAGAGATTCGTCTGGGTAAGGAATGCATCCAGATGTTCATTTGGATCAGTGGTTCCATC AAATTGCATGTTAGCTTATCGTCTTTGTCTGTTCGTGCTACTTCTGCTGTTCTGTTCTG TATTATGGCACGTTCTCCAAACAAGATAAAGAACATCGATggctcaaaagaaactcttaaaCTTGCTGTGAGGATCACTGATCTATGGTTTATTGGGACGCCTAACAAATCTGAGCAAGCTGAGATGGTTTTTGTTGACTCTGAT GGTGATGAGATCCATGTTGTTTGTAAACAAGACCAACTGAAGTCTTGGAAGATGGACTTGAAGGAAAATTGTACTTATGTCATGCACAATTTTAAAGTGCTAAAAAACAACGGTCAGTACAGAGTCTGTGATCACCAATTTAAATTGGTGTTTATTGGGGTTACTGTTGTAAGGAAGTGTGTTCTAGACGACCTCCCTTTCAGAAAATACAGGTTTGCTGGATTTGCGAATGTTGTGGCTAGCCAGTTTGAACCTGGCCTATTGGTTG ACGTTATTGGTGTTGTGGAGGAGGTTGTCTTTCGCCATGTTTCAGGAAAAGGTAGAAGG CCAGCAATTGCTATCTTGCACTTTGTGGGACAATTATTGCTTGCATTTTTAAAGTTCTTAGATGATCATGAAGGTCATAGCCCAATTACAGTTCTATTGACCCATGGTAGAATAAAGGAAGTTCAAG gaTCTTATCCGCCATCGGTTAACAATTCTTTCAAGGCTTCAAAGTTAGTTATTAACCAACCGGTGATGGAGATTCAAGAATTCAATGAACG GTTTGCAGAGTTGGGCATTGAGGCCTGGTCATTTTTTAAATCCCATGGTGAAGGCAGTTCACAACTTTCAGGTTCTATCCAATTATCATCAAAGGAATCATTCTTTGGAAAGGCTGAGGCAAAGACTATTGTTGAGATTAACACCATCTCTGAA CTTGCATTCAGTGCCATAAAAAAAGTGATGCAGAGATGGCGCCCTTCACATGTGCATGTGGCAAATATAATAAGGAAGTT GTATAGGATTGAGGTGATGATCAACCACAGAGATGAAAGCACAAAATTCCTGCTTTGGGACCGTGAATGCACTGAATTGATTGGTCAATTAGCTGATGCAGTTAATAGGCTTAAAATTGAA GATGGTGATGTTGATTTAAATGCTTCACCCGAAGCACTTGATAAGTTGTTGGGTTATGTACTTGCTTTTAAGATAAAGGTGCAACCCAAGTTCAGGAATTCTGTTGTTTTGAAATGTTCAACTGACTCAAGCTTAATAAATGTTGTGATGGATATACTAGTTGATGTTGAG CAATCCATGTCTGTGACAGCAGACCATGATCCACTGCTTGGGCTCCCATTGACACCTACAAAGCGGCAGACATTTCAAGATTGTGATGATGAAGCAGAGAGCTCTCAAATTTTACCTGCACAGCTTTCatccaacaaattaaaaaaacatgatgCAATTTAG